A DNA window from Leptospira selangorensis contains the following coding sequences:
- the rsmH gene encoding 16S rRNA (cytosine(1402)-N(4))-methyltransferase RsmH — MENELEPVHYSVLYREILSFFLSVFDKDRELLFLDGTAGEGGHSLLLLEQFPNSKLVLVDRDSVMLSRAQTRLSAYSSRVIPIEANFSDLDSEFLNSFGVSNPPDGILLDLGISTFHLLHAGRGFSFRENEPLDMRLSSSGGISAEDVINTYPEKALSKIFYEYGEERWTKKIVEAILERRRHSRIGYSGDLAQLVSRVIPRKFWPPGRHPATRVFQALRIEVNQELLHIEIGVKKLLDLVAKGGVLQVISFHSLEDRIIKNLFRDYARGGEAKLLTKKPVLPSDIETKENPASRSAKLRVIHKSLPTDTEEEEEDEEE, encoded by the coding sequence TTGGAAAACGAATTGGAACCTGTCCATTATTCGGTGCTCTATCGGGAGATACTTTCCTTCTTCCTCTCCGTATTCGATAAGGACCGAGAACTCCTTTTTTTGGATGGAACTGCGGGAGAAGGAGGACATAGTCTTCTACTCTTAGAACAATTCCCCAATTCTAAACTGGTTTTGGTAGATCGAGACTCGGTCATGTTGTCCAGGGCCCAAACAAGACTTTCCGCGTATTCTTCCAGAGTTATTCCTATCGAAGCCAATTTTTCGGATCTTGACTCGGAGTTCTTGAACAGCTTCGGTGTTTCCAATCCTCCCGACGGTATCCTTTTGGATTTGGGAATTTCTACATTTCATCTATTACATGCAGGAAGAGGTTTTAGTTTTAGAGAAAACGAACCTTTAGATATGAGACTTTCTTCTTCCGGAGGTATCTCTGCGGAAGATGTGATCAATACTTATCCAGAAAAAGCTTTGAGTAAAATTTTTTACGAATATGGGGAAGAGCGTTGGACCAAAAAAATCGTAGAAGCGATTTTAGAAAGAAGAAGACATTCTAGGATCGGTTACTCGGGAGATCTTGCACAATTGGTTTCCAGAGTAATTCCAAGAAAATTTTGGCCTCCCGGAAGACATCCTGCTACAAGAGTTTTCCAAGCTTTAAGAATAGAAGTGAATCAGGAACTTCTCCATATAGAGATCGGGGTCAAAAAACTTTTGGATCTGGTCGCAAAAGGTGGAGTATTACAAGTGATCTCTTTCCATTCTTTGGAAGACAGGATCATTAAAAATTTATTCAGAGATTATGCAAGAGGCGGAGAAGCTAAACTTCTTACCAAAAAGCCTGTACTTCCGTCGGATATTGAGACAAAAGAAAATCCGGCGTCACGTTCCGCAAAATTACGTGTCATACATAAATCACTTCCTACCGATACTGAAGAAGAAGAGGAGGACGAAGAAGAATGA
- a CDS encoding UDP-N-acetylmuramoyl-L-alanyl-D-glutamate--2,6-diaminopimelate ligase: MRRNLKLSELLNLFPDIKIISGSYNPDENFEFVRTDSRKLESNDLFCLPDSSGDKGAEYAKVSSSRYILIGSKLKIPKLENKVVLKTDLDPESLAGPIASIILGDPSSKLKVVGVTGTNGKTSLTHILAYLGESQGKSCGIIGTTGVKFKGILSDTGYTTPDPSSLQSILKEMYDSGVEYVFMEASSHGLKLGRTNGVHFKVGVFSNLTQDHLDFHPNMEDYLNSKALLFSSVALNPETFGVIDSDAPGGKDFKSAVETSSPNLKIFSLGRSSGEFEIHSEAFSLEKTSYQIRLSDDWGGDTDINTNLLGGFNVRNTALSFVTALGLGWEKKSLLEALESIPQIPGRFQIYYSKDKSRMAVVDYAHTPDALENILRSIRESKPKELIALFGCGGDRDKTKRPKMAKIAEELADKVILTSDNPRTENPESILDDIQAGFTDGYSPMFREADRAKAILYGISHLKEGGCLLVAGKGHEDYQIIGRDKRHFDDGEEIRKVFGL; encoded by the coding sequence ATGAGGCGGAACTTGAAACTTTCAGAGCTCCTTAATCTTTTTCCAGATATTAAAATAATATCAGGGTCTTATAATCCGGACGAAAACTTCGAATTTGTTCGCACAGATTCCAGAAAATTAGAATCGAATGATCTATTCTGTCTTCCTGATTCTTCAGGTGATAAAGGGGCGGAATACGCAAAGGTTTCTTCGTCTAGATATATATTAATAGGATCTAAATTAAAAATTCCGAAATTAGAAAATAAGGTCGTTCTTAAGACCGATCTAGATCCGGAAAGTTTAGCTGGACCGATTGCTTCTATAATTTTAGGGGATCCTTCTTCCAAGTTGAAGGTGGTCGGAGTCACCGGGACAAACGGCAAAACTTCTTTAACTCATATCTTAGCTTATCTTGGGGAATCTCAGGGGAAGTCTTGCGGTATCATTGGGACTACCGGAGTAAAATTTAAAGGTATCTTATCCGACACAGGATACACCACCCCTGATCCAAGTAGTCTTCAATCCATTCTAAAAGAAATGTATGATTCAGGAGTGGAATATGTTTTTATGGAAGCAAGTTCTCACGGATTAAAACTGGGAAGAACGAACGGAGTCCATTTTAAAGTGGGAGTATTCTCCAATCTCACTCAGGATCATTTGGATTTTCATCCAAATATGGAAGATTATCTAAATAGTAAGGCACTTCTATTTTCTTCCGTAGCCTTAAATCCGGAAACTTTCGGTGTTATAGATTCGGATGCTCCAGGCGGAAAAGATTTTAAATCTGCCGTGGAAACTTCTTCTCCTAATCTAAAAATTTTCTCTCTCGGAAGAAGTTCAGGAGAATTCGAGATCCATTCCGAGGCATTCTCCTTGGAAAAAACTTCTTACCAAATTAGACTTTCGGATGATTGGGGTGGGGATACGGATATCAACACCAATCTTCTGGGCGGGTTTAATGTTAGGAACACTGCACTTTCATTTGTGACTGCGCTTGGTTTAGGCTGGGAGAAAAAATCACTCTTAGAGGCTTTAGAAAGTATTCCTCAGATCCCGGGAAGATTTCAGATCTATTATAGTAAAGATAAGTCTCGTATGGCTGTTGTGGATTACGCCCATACTCCGGATGCTTTGGAGAATATTTTGAGAAGTATCCGAGAATCCAAACCGAAAGAGCTCATCGCACTTTTCGGATGTGGAGGAGACAGGGATAAAACCAAACGCCCTAAGATGGCGAAGATCGCCGAAGAACTTGCGGATAAGGTGATACTCACTTCCGATAACCCAAGGACGGAAAACCCGGAAAGTATCTTGGATGATATACAAGCAGGTTTTACCGACGGATATTCTCCTATGTTTAGAGAAGCGGATAGAGCCAAGGCCATTCTTTATGGGATCTCTCATTTAAAAGAGGGGGGCTGCCTTCTCGTAGCCGGAAAGGGGCATGAGGACTACCAGATCATAGGTAGAGATAAAAGGCATTTTGATGACGGAGAAGAGATCCGAAAGGTATTCGGTCTCTAA
- the mraY gene encoding phospho-N-acetylmuramoyl-pentapeptide-transferase, whose product MFYFLYERFFQDLDSLRLFSYVTVRALMAGLTSMFLTFWFGGRVIDFLHGLKFRESVRDDGPKSHSAKSGTPTMGGLMIVSALVVSVLLWGNLRNYNILLLLVCSISFATLGFIDDYMKSVKKIKGGMRARTKFAVSVVLAAIFCVVFLYSSGEAPKGTTGKILFHLTDLFLPFVKGPILSWGYFAIPFSILVILGSSHGVNLTDGLDGLAGGTAGIVVGTLGLIAYVSGTPVAANYLNIPYLPHAHEYSVFLAALTGALIGFLWFNSHPAQVFMGDTGSLFLGATIGLTCVMLKKEILLIILGGIFVAESLSVILQVGSFKLTQKRIFRMAPLHHHFELGGVPETKVVIRFWIAAIILAIISLSSLKIQ is encoded by the coding sequence ATGTTTTATTTTTTATACGAAAGATTTTTCCAAGACCTAGATTCCTTAAGACTTTTTAGCTATGTAACTGTTCGAGCTTTGATGGCAGGATTAACTTCTATGTTCCTGACTTTTTGGTTTGGGGGAAGGGTAATCGATTTTTTACACGGATTAAAATTCAGAGAAAGTGTAAGGGACGACGGACCAAAATCTCATAGCGCCAAGTCGGGAACTCCAACCATGGGCGGTCTGATGATCGTATCCGCCTTGGTTGTATCCGTTCTTCTTTGGGGAAATTTAAGAAATTATAATATTCTTCTATTGCTCGTTTGTTCTATTTCTTTTGCTACTTTGGGATTCATAGATGATTATATGAAATCCGTAAAAAAGATCAAAGGTGGAATGAGGGCTCGTACTAAGTTTGCAGTTTCCGTAGTTTTAGCCGCGATCTTTTGCGTAGTATTCTTGTATTCTAGCGGAGAAGCACCAAAAGGTACTACCGGCAAGATCCTATTTCATTTGACCGATCTATTCCTACCTTTCGTGAAAGGGCCGATCCTGTCCTGGGGTTATTTTGCGATCCCGTTTTCAATTTTAGTAATATTAGGATCTTCTCATGGAGTAAACCTGACTGACGGCTTGGACGGTCTTGCCGGTGGGACCGCGGGAATTGTAGTTGGGACTCTTGGATTGATTGCATACGTTTCCGGAACACCTGTGGCCGCAAACTATCTGAATATTCCTTATCTTCCTCATGCTCACGAATATAGTGTGTTCCTTGCCGCTTTAACCGGAGCTTTGATCGGATTTCTTTGGTTTAATAGCCATCCTGCACAAGTTTTTATGGGAGATACCGGGTCATTATTCTTGGGAGCGACTATCGGGCTTACTTGTGTGATGTTGAAAAAGGAGATCCTACTCATCATTCTAGGCGGGATCTTTGTTGCAGAATCTTTGTCAGTAATCTTGCAAGTGGGTTCCTTTAAACTAACCCAAAAAAGAATTTTTAGAATGGCACCTTTACATCATCATTTTGAGTTGGGGGGAGTTCCTGAAACAAAGGTGGTCATCCGATTCTGGATTGCGGCAATTATCTTAGCGATCATCTCCTTATCTAGTTTGAAAATACAATGA